The following proteins come from a genomic window of Pirellula staleyi DSM 6068:
- a CDS encoding sugar phosphate isomerase/epimerase gives MIPTVSQVCSLHSPLEKDLEDFSAGHCRSIEIWLTKLENYVAANSVEKFRDLCAELEVTTPVASFHGGLLESQGERRKEAWDHFKRRLDLCGLAKIPTIVVACDVAAPLSEQVLERVQVSLQQLATEVGLRGLRAALEFQATSAIGNNLQTAVALVTDVGSPHLGVCLDAYHYHVGPSKPEDLGYLTKDNLLHVQVCDVADVARELASDSMRILPGEGEIALPAIIDRLKQIGYTGCVSLELMNPQLWQVPPRQMGEIGITSVRKLLGQNTM, from the coding sequence ATGATTCCCACCGTCAGCCAAGTTTGCTCGCTTCATTCGCCCCTCGAGAAGGATCTCGAAGATTTCTCGGCGGGGCATTGCCGCAGCATCGAAATTTGGCTGACGAAGCTCGAGAACTATGTCGCGGCTAACTCGGTCGAGAAGTTCCGCGACTTGTGCGCGGAACTCGAAGTCACTACGCCGGTTGCCAGTTTTCATGGTGGACTGCTGGAGAGCCAAGGGGAGCGTCGCAAAGAGGCTTGGGATCATTTCAAGCGTCGCCTCGATCTCTGCGGCCTGGCAAAAATCCCCACCATCGTGGTCGCCTGCGATGTCGCCGCGCCACTTTCGGAGCAGGTGCTCGAGCGGGTGCAAGTCTCGCTGCAGCAACTCGCCACCGAAGTTGGCCTGCGTGGCCTGCGAGCCGCTCTTGAGTTTCAAGCCACCTCGGCGATTGGCAACAATTTGCAAACAGCCGTGGCACTCGTCACCGATGTTGGGAGCCCGCATTTGGGGGTTTGTCTCGATGCCTATCACTACCATGTCGGGCCGAGTAAACCGGAAGACCTGGGCTATTTGACCAAGGACAATCTGCTGCACGTGCAGGTGTGCGATGTGGCCGATGTGGCCCGCGAACTGGCTTCCGACAGCATGCGGATTCTGCCCGGTGAAGGGGAAATTGCCCTCCCGGCGATCATCGATCGGCTGAAGCAGATTGGCTACACCGGCTGTGTGTCGCTCGAGCTAATGAATCCGCAGCTGTGGCAAGTTCCGCCGCGTCAAATGGGCGAAATTGGGATCACCAGCGTCCGAAAACTCCTCGGCCAGAACACGATGTAA
- a CDS encoding prenyltransferase/squalene oxidase repeat-containing protein: MSLSRRHFLSAAAAGTLAAPLLAPRAAHAQAEVDEARSIDVITPDTQKAIDRGLAWLSKRQILSGRNKGAYGHGGYAGGVAVSSLSGLAFMCSGNPPGQGPYGKSIDRSVEFITSCVQDSGYISVPGFGQDNMYGHGFATLFLSEVYGMSDRSDIDTTVGEKLRKAVKLTISCQNDQGGWRYQPQKSDADLSITICNIMGLRAARDAGIHVPEEVRDKCIDYVKKSQNGDGGFRYQITSGGGSTFPLTAAGVVSLYSAGIYDGDQVEKALAWLMKYMPGSGSGNTGYFFYGHYYAVQAMWHAGGSHWQKWYPAIRDLLLKRQSGDGSWSDSEVCSEFGTAMACIILQMPNNYLPIFAP, translated from the coding sequence ATGAGTTTATCGCGACGCCATTTTCTCTCCGCCGCTGCTGCTGGCACTCTGGCCGCACCGCTGCTCGCGCCTCGCGCGGCCCATGCTCAGGCGGAGGTAGACGAGGCCCGTTCGATCGACGTCATCACCCCCGACACGCAAAAAGCAATCGACCGTGGACTCGCCTGGCTCTCGAAGCGACAAATCCTCTCGGGTCGCAACAAAGGCGCTTATGGCCACGGTGGCTATGCCGGCGGCGTCGCCGTTTCGAGCCTCTCGGGACTCGCCTTCATGTGCAGCGGCAATCCACCGGGACAAGGTCCCTACGGAAAGTCGATCGATCGCAGCGTCGAGTTCATCACCAGCTGCGTGCAAGATAGTGGCTACATTTCGGTTCCCGGTTTTGGCCAGGACAACATGTATGGTCACGGTTTCGCCACGCTCTTCCTTTCCGAAGTCTACGGAATGAGCGATCGCAGCGACATCGATACCACGGTGGGGGAGAAACTCCGCAAGGCGGTGAAGCTCACCATCAGCTGTCAAAACGATCAAGGTGGCTGGCGCTATCAGCCGCAGAAGAGCGACGCCGATCTTTCGATCACCATCTGCAACATCATGGGTCTGCGTGCCGCCCGCGATGCTGGCATTCATGTTCCGGAAGAGGTCCGCGACAAGTGCATCGACTACGTGAAGAAGAGCCAGAACGGCGATGGTGGCTTCCGCTATCAAATCACTTCCGGGGGTGGCAGCACGTTTCCGCTCACCGCCGCAGGTGTTGTTTCGCTCTATAGCGCGGGGATCTACGACGGCGATCAAGTCGAAAAAGCGCTCGCCTGGCTGATGAAGTACATGCCCGGTAGTGGCTCGGGCAACACCGGCTACTTCTTCTATGGCCACTACTATGCCGTGCAAGCGATGTGGCACGCCGGTGGATCGCACTGGCAAAAATGGTATCCCGCCATTCGCGATCTGCTGCTGAAGCGTCAATCGGGCGATGGCTCGTGGAGCGACAGCGAGGTCTGCAGCGAGTTCGGCACCGCCATGGCCTGCATCATCCTGCAGATGCCCAACAACTATCTCCCCATCTTCGCGCCGTAA
- a CDS encoding porin — protein MALAQESSPSLFTPPYPATEEAIASPSDAVVSDLPWESATQPAAPASYEALAEDDASLADRLKAVEAELKKLREAEAKKKEDAAKKPTMTLGGQLQADAIWFGQDQANMNAVGDLEDGWAFRRARIVSRGEAFDVVEYQCGFDFALSGRPSFLDVWVGLKDLPHLDSLRVGHFFEPFSLERLTQNRYNTFLERSVADSFAPARNLGLMGSRAIFEEHVTLAAGVFRSDSDVLGDDTGDDGEQAATARATWLSHYDEASGGASYVHWGLAYSYRDTDEGRVQFQARPEVSLNALGEGTVPSFVNTGFIPADHYQLFGMEFAWIQGPFSVQSEVMLVPVDRLAGDDVTFEAAYIYGSYFLTGEHRPYIRKVGFMDRVMPFENFFHVKTEEGTIETGKGAWEIAARLSYIDLDDDNIAGGELTDFTLALNWYLNPYTRVKWEYIHAHLDRNSVESNAQIAGMRFDIDF, from the coding sequence ATGGCGCTCGCGCAAGAGTCGTCTCCCAGCCTCTTCACACCTCCTTACCCAGCTACCGAAGAGGCCATCGCCTCCCCTTCCGACGCGGTGGTGAGCGACTTGCCGTGGGAGTCCGCCACACAGCCTGCTGCGCCGGCTTCGTATGAAGCCTTGGCTGAGGACGATGCCTCGCTGGCCGATCGACTGAAAGCGGTGGAGGCAGAGCTCAAAAAACTACGCGAAGCGGAAGCGAAGAAAAAAGAAGACGCCGCCAAGAAGCCTACGATGACTCTTGGTGGACAGTTGCAAGCCGACGCGATTTGGTTTGGCCAGGACCAAGCCAACATGAATGCTGTCGGAGACCTCGAAGATGGCTGGGCGTTCCGGCGTGCTCGCATCGTCTCGCGCGGTGAAGCATTCGATGTGGTCGAGTATCAATGCGGCTTCGATTTCGCGCTTTCGGGTCGTCCCAGCTTTCTCGACGTTTGGGTGGGACTGAAAGATCTGCCCCATCTCGATTCGCTGCGCGTGGGACATTTCTTCGAGCCCTTCAGCTTGGAGCGACTCACCCAGAATCGCTACAACACATTCCTCGAGCGATCGGTGGCCGATAGCTTTGCCCCCGCGCGCAATCTAGGGCTGATGGGAAGCCGGGCGATTTTCGAAGAACACGTGACACTCGCCGCAGGTGTGTTCCGCAGCGACAGCGACGTGCTGGGAGACGACACCGGCGACGATGGCGAACAAGCGGCAACTGCCCGCGCAACGTGGCTGTCACACTACGACGAAGCGTCGGGAGGAGCGAGCTACGTCCACTGGGGACTCGCCTATAGCTATCGCGATACCGACGAAGGGCGCGTTCAGTTTCAAGCGAGGCCGGAAGTTTCGCTCAACGCGCTCGGCGAAGGGACGGTTCCCAGTTTCGTGAACACTGGTTTCATACCGGCCGATCACTACCAACTCTTCGGGATGGAATTTGCCTGGATTCAGGGCCCTTTTTCAGTCCAGAGCGAAGTGATGCTCGTTCCGGTCGACCGCCTCGCGGGGGACGATGTGACGTTCGAAGCGGCCTATATCTACGGCAGCTATTTCCTCACCGGCGAGCATCGTCCGTATATTCGCAAAGTCGGCTTCATGGACCGCGTGATGCCGTTTGAAAACTTTTTTCATGTCAAAACGGAAGAGGGAACGATCGAGACCGGCAAGGGAGCGTGGGAAATTGCCGCGCGGCTGTCGTACATCGATCTCGACGACGACAACATCGCCGGTGGCGAACTCACCGACTTCACGCTCGCACTCAACTGGTACCTCAATCCCTACACCCGCGTGAAATGGGAATACATTCACGCTCATCTCGATCGCAATTCGGTCGAGAGTAACGCTCAGATTGCGGGCATGCGATTTGACATCGACTTCTAG
- the pyk gene encoding pyruvate kinase, translated as MDHTNTLMQRARTKIVATVGPACREVEKLVQLIRAGVSVFRINTAHGTMEQRNQILADIRKAEAEVGWPVGVLVDLAGPKIRLGELFQDPTTCPPGAEFRFIKGDKPAAADEFTCTYTTLVSELQLGDTVMLADGTVSMVVVGKSADEVKCRVVGGGILRSRQGINLPGTKLSVASLTEADMTNAIWAAKNDIDFVSLSFVRSPVNVLLLKELLKAQGCNAMVIAKIEKREAMDQLTEVVAAADGVMVARGDLGVEIDVAEIAVSQKRIVRECQLQGKPVIVATQMLDSMHHNRRPTRAEATDVANAILDGADACMLSGETAIGEFPVEAVQMMSRIMLATEPLLWDKSYRTSEIQINATDVHPITAAAVRGSAVIVEQLGAKLLVVVTRGGGTCRIRSKQRDFVPTIGVSDSKSVLRRLSLYWGVTAIENAPVHDGPALRAYIDAWGRSQGIIQKGDRIVFVTGTNFYPMAQNLLVVHEAE; from the coding sequence ATGGATCACACCAACACCCTGATGCAACGTGCTCGAACCAAGATTGTCGCCACGGTTGGCCCAGCGTGCCGCGAAGTGGAGAAGTTGGTTCAGCTGATTCGCGCGGGGGTGTCGGTGTTCCGCATCAACACCGCGCACGGCACGATGGAGCAGCGGAACCAGATTCTCGCCGACATCCGTAAAGCCGAGGCGGAAGTGGGCTGGCCCGTGGGTGTGCTGGTGGATCTCGCTGGCCCCAAAATTCGTCTGGGCGAGCTGTTTCAAGACCCGACGACCTGCCCTCCTGGCGCAGAGTTTCGCTTCATCAAAGGGGACAAGCCAGCAGCCGCTGACGAGTTCACCTGCACCTACACCACCCTGGTGAGCGAACTGCAGCTCGGCGACACAGTGATGCTCGCCGATGGGACGGTGAGTATGGTGGTGGTGGGAAAAAGTGCCGACGAAGTGAAGTGCCGCGTGGTGGGTGGTGGCATTTTGCGCAGCCGCCAAGGGATCAACTTGCCGGGCACCAAACTGAGCGTGGCTTCGCTGACCGAAGCGGATATGACCAACGCCATTTGGGCTGCGAAGAACGATATCGATTTCGTCAGCCTCAGTTTTGTGCGATCGCCCGTCAATGTGCTGCTGCTGAAGGAACTGCTCAAGGCCCAAGGCTGCAACGCGATGGTGATCGCGAAGATCGAAAAACGGGAAGCCATGGATCAGCTGACCGAAGTGGTGGCTGCCGCCGACGGAGTGATGGTGGCGCGTGGCGACCTGGGTGTGGAGATCGACGTGGCAGAGATCGCCGTTTCGCAAAAGCGAATTGTGCGCGAGTGTCAGCTGCAAGGTAAGCCAGTGATTGTGGCGACTCAGATGCTCGACAGCATGCATCACAATCGTCGTCCGACACGGGCTGAAGCGACCGACGTCGCCAATGCGATTCTCGACGGCGCAGATGCGTGCATGCTTTCGGGCGAGACAGCGATCGGTGAATTCCCGGTCGAAGCAGTCCAGATGATGAGCCGCATCATGCTCGCCACCGAGCCGCTGCTCTGGGACAAATCGTACCGAACTTCGGAAATTCAAATCAACGCAACCGATGTGCACCCCATCACCGCCGCCGCTGTGCGGGGTAGTGCTGTGATCGTCGAACAACTCGGCGCGAAGCTCTTGGTGGTGGTCACACGTGGTGGTGGCACTTGCCGTATCCGCTCGAAACAACGCGATTTTGTGCCGACCATCGGTGTCAGCGATAGTAAGTCCGTGCTACGTCGCCTGTCGCTCTACTGGGGTGTGACCGCCATCGAAAATGCGCCAGTGCATGATGGACCTGCGCTGCGGGCCTACATCGATGCCTGGGGACGTTCGCAAGGGATCATCCAGAAAGGTGACCGGATTGTGTTCGTCACTGGCACGAACTTCTATCCGATGGCGCAAAACCTGCTCGTCGTTCACGAAGCAGAATAG
- a CDS encoding tetratricopeptide repeat protein produces the protein MAGRALSAVCLAVIFTCCAPAAWSQDTLLDELYGRGVHAYFAHDYADAHQLLSEAISGGSRDPRVYYYRGLVFSKTGRPDEAKADFKTGAELEVVGGLPIPIGRSLERIQGGDRMAIEGARRSARLSVYNQETTRDKARYEETKRAEDEVLRDPTRTAPAVPGVTPKADPSDPFGGAEAPATLPESGEAAPLPMPADPATPPPAPMPAPAGEDPFGTPAPMPADSATPPPAPMPAPAGEDPFGTPAPMPADPASPPPAPMPAPAGEDPFGADPAAPAPAPMPAPPAPAAEDPFGAEPAAPAPAAPAAEMPAEEKPAAPAPAGDDPFGAEPTAPAPMPAPAPGAADPFGEEPAAPAAPVKPAAPAAPAPSDDPFGAEPAAPAPAAPAAEMPAEEKPAAPAPSADPFGEEPAAPAAPAPMPAPAPAPAGDDPFGDEPAAPAAPVKPAAPAAPAPSDDPFGAEPAAPAPAAPAAEMPAEEKPAAPAPSADPFGEEPAAPAAPAPMPAPAPAPAGDDPFGDEPAVPAAPVKPAAPAPAPAPAPSDDPFGEEPAAPAAPAPAAPAPAPAPAPSEDPFAEEPAAPAAPAAPAPAAPAPAAPSDDPFAEEPAAPAAPAAPAPAPAPAPSDDPFADDAPEAPAAPAPAPAPAAPSDDPFAEEPAAPAAPAAPAPAPAPAPSDDPFAE, from the coding sequence ATGGCTGGACGCGCACTTAGCGCTGTGTGTTTAGCGGTGATCTTCACGTGCTGTGCCCCTGCGGCATGGTCGCAAGACACGCTGCTCGACGAACTCTATGGGCGAGGCGTTCACGCCTATTTTGCTCATGATTACGCCGATGCTCACCAGTTGCTCTCGGAAGCGATTAGTGGTGGTAGCCGCGATCCGCGGGTCTATTACTACCGAGGCCTTGTCTTCTCGAAGACAGGCCGACCTGATGAAGCCAAGGCCGACTTCAAAACGGGTGCCGAACTCGAAGTCGTGGGTGGATTGCCGATTCCGATTGGTCGCAGCTTGGAACGCATCCAAGGTGGCGATCGGATGGCGATTGAAGGGGCCCGCCGCTCGGCCCGCCTGAGTGTTTACAACCAAGAAACGACGCGCGACAAAGCTCGTTACGAAGAGACCAAACGTGCTGAAGACGAAGTGCTTCGCGACCCGACGCGCACGGCTCCAGCAGTTCCAGGTGTGACGCCGAAGGCCGACCCAAGCGATCCGTTTGGTGGTGCCGAGGCTCCTGCCACGTTGCCTGAGTCGGGCGAAGCTGCTCCGCTGCCAATGCCAGCCGACCCAGCAACGCCTCCACCGGCCCCGATGCCAGCGCCTGCTGGTGAAGATCCGTTTGGCACTCCAGCCCCAATGCCAGCCGACTCAGCAACACCTCCACCGGCTCCGATGCCAGCGCCTGCTGGTGAAGATCCGTTTGGCACTCCAGCCCCAATGCCAGCCGACCCAGCATCGCCTCCACCGGCTCCGATGCCAGCGCCTGCTGGTGAAGATCCGTTTGGTGCTGACCCCGCTGCTCCTGCACCAGCCCCGATGCCAGCTCCACCGGCACCCGCCGCTGAGGATCCCTTTGGCGCTGAGCCAGCAGCTCCAGCCCCCGCAGCACCTGCTGCTGAGATGCCAGCCGAAGAGAAGCCAGCTGCTCCTGCACCTGCTGGTGACGATCCTTTCGGTGCCGAGCCAACCGCCCCAGCTCCGATGCCAGCACCTGCACCAGGCGCTGCTGATCCCTTCGGCGAAGAACCAGCAGCCCCCGCTGCTCCTGTGAAGCCAGCCGCACCAGCTGCCCCAGCACCGAGCGATGATCCGTTTGGCGCCGAGCCAGCGGCTCCAGCCCCCGCAGCACCCGCTGCTGAGATGCCAGCCGAAGAGAAGCCAGCTGCCCCAGCACCCAGTGCCGATCCGTTTGGTGAAGAGCCCGCTGCCCCCGCAGCTCCTGCTCCGATGCCAGCACCTGCCCCAGCTCCCGCTGGTGACGATCCCTTTGGTGATGAACCAGCAGCCCCCGCTGCTCCTGTGAAGCCAGCCGCACCAGCTGCCCCAGCACCGAGCGATGATCCGTTTGGCGCTGAACCGGCAGCTCCAGCCCCCGCAGCACCTGCTGCTGAGATGCCAGCCGAAGAAAAGCCAGCTGCTCCTGCACCCAGTGCCGATCCGTTTGGTGAAGAGCCTGCTGCCCCCGCAGCTCCTGCTCCGATGCCAGCACCTGCACCAGCTCCCGCTGGTGACGATCCCTTCGGTGATGAACCAGCAGTTCCCGCTGCTCCTGTGAAGCCTGCAGCTCCTGCGCCAGCACCAGCTCCTGCACCGAGCGATGATCCCTTTGGCGAGGAACCAGCGGCACCAGCCGCTCCAGCGCCTGCAGCACCAGCACCGGCACCGGCTCCAGCACCTTCGGAAGATCCGTTCGCTGAAGAACCAGCAGCACCCGCAGCACCCGCCGCTCCTGCACCTGCAGCCCCAGCTCCCGCTGCTCCGAGCGATGATCCGTTCGCCGAGGAGCCCGCTGCTCCAGCCGCGCCTGCTGCTCCGGCACCTGCTCCAGCCCCAGCACCAAGCGATGATCCGTTTGCTGACGATGCTCCAGAAGCACCAGCGGCTCCCGCACCGGCCCCAGCTCCCGCTGCTCCGAGCGATGATCCGTTCGCTGAGGAACCTGCTGCTCCAGCCGCGCCAGCTGCTCCGGCACCTGCGCCAGCCCCAGCGCCGAGCGACGATCCGTTTGCTGAATAG
- a CDS encoding DUF1080 domain-containing protein encodes MYRSLAWSLVCSLMLSGVAVAEDFKTIFDGKTLDGWKVTENKESIKVVDGAIVAKGNRSHAFYVGDDKPFKNFEFECEVMTLENSNGGIFFHTKVQEEGWPQQGHECQVNNTFERDPRKTASVYRAKDVLEAPAKDNEWFTYNIKVVDRKVTVTINGKVANEYEEAADKAGPMHISEGTFALQAHDPGSTVKYRNIRVKRLD; translated from the coding sequence ATGTATCGCAGCTTGGCCTGGTCGCTTGTTTGCAGTTTGATGCTGAGTGGTGTGGCGGTGGCCGAAGATTTCAAAACCATCTTCGACGGCAAGACCCTCGATGGCTGGAAGGTTACCGAGAACAAAGAGAGCATCAAGGTGGTGGATGGGGCGATTGTCGCCAAGGGGAATCGTTCGCACGCGTTTTACGTGGGTGACGACAAGCCGTTCAAGAATTTTGAGTTCGAATGCGAAGTGATGACGCTCGAGAACAGCAACGGCGGCATTTTCTTCCACACGAAGGTGCAGGAAGAAGGTTGGCCACAGCAGGGTCACGAGTGCCAGGTGAACAACACCTTCGAGCGCGACCCGCGCAAGACCGCCAGTGTTTATCGCGCCAAGGATGTGCTCGAAGCACCAGCGAAGGACAACGAATGGTTCACCTACAACATCAAGGTGGTGGATCGCAAGGTGACGGTGACGATCAATGGCAAGGTTGCCAACGAGTATGAAGAAGCAGCCGACAAGGCTGGCCCGATGCACATCAGCGAAGGAACCTTCGCGCTGCAGGCTCACGATCCTGGCAGCACCGTGAAGTATCGCAACATCCGCGTGAAGCGTCTGGACTAG